One Gordonia mangrovi genomic region harbors:
- a CDS encoding glutamine synthetase family protein, translating to MQSGAPSGALGADPTVLIGTIVNPAGLILAKTVPQVRVPAFASPGLGASPTWHAFAADQVGIAFTDAIGVVGDQRIRVDLEAMHMLDATLAWAPGEFFDQAGVPVPQCARGTLRRVVDGLGRTGLRALVGHELEFMLTGPEGQQLPSHLWAQYGVAGVLEHEAFIREVLAECHAAGIGVDQLHPEYGRSQFELSIEPRDPIAAADQLVLTRLVLGRVARRHGLRISFSPKPFADGVGCGAHQHISLMAGDVPIFTGGPGPTGLTTEGEYAIAGLVDAMVDLQGVLSGSVVSGLRMLPGQWAGAFACWGVENREAAVRLVRAGPANPRGANVEVKAIDPSANVYFATAAILGAAALGIAQELPLPPETTVDPGTLTDAQLAEADIRPLSAEQSAVVDTMDGSAVLRAILGDPAVDALVAVRRYEVTHFPDHTADTLTNRFRLAWSV from the coding sequence ATGCAATCGGGCGCGCCGAGCGGCGCACTGGGTGCCGATCCGACCGTATTGATCGGCACGATCGTCAACCCCGCAGGTCTCATCCTGGCCAAGACGGTGCCGCAGGTCCGGGTCCCGGCGTTCGCCTCGCCGGGACTCGGCGCCAGCCCGACATGGCACGCGTTCGCCGCCGACCAGGTCGGTATCGCGTTCACCGACGCGATCGGCGTCGTCGGTGACCAGCGCATCCGGGTCGACCTGGAGGCGATGCACATGCTCGATGCGACGCTGGCGTGGGCGCCGGGTGAGTTCTTCGATCAGGCCGGCGTGCCGGTGCCGCAGTGCGCGCGCGGGACCTTGCGCCGGGTCGTCGACGGCCTCGGCCGCACCGGTCTGCGCGCGCTGGTCGGGCATGAGCTGGAGTTCATGCTCACCGGACCGGAGGGTCAGCAGTTGCCGTCGCACCTGTGGGCGCAGTACGGCGTGGCGGGGGTGTTGGAGCACGAGGCGTTCATCCGGGAGGTATTGGCCGAGTGCCATGCGGCCGGCATCGGCGTCGATCAGCTCCATCCCGAGTACGGACGTTCCCAATTCGAACTGTCCATCGAGCCTCGCGACCCGATCGCCGCCGCCGACCAGCTGGTGCTGACCCGCCTGGTGTTGGGCCGTGTCGCGCGACGACACGGCTTGCGGATCAGCTTCTCCCCGAAGCCGTTCGCCGACGGCGTCGGATGCGGCGCACACCAGCACATCTCGCTGATGGCCGGCGACGTCCCGATCTTCACCGGCGGGCCGGGTCCGACCGGGCTGACCACCGAAGGCGAGTACGCGATCGCCGGGCTCGTCGACGCGATGGTCGATCTGCAGGGTGTGCTGAGCGGTTCGGTCGTGTCGGGACTGCGGATGCTGCCCGGGCAGTGGGCGGGCGCGTTCGCCTGCTGGGGTGTGGAGAACCGGGAGGCCGCGGTCCGCCTCGTGCGCGCGGGACCGGCCAACCCGCGCGGGGCGAACGTCGAGGTCAAGGCCATCGACCCGTCGGCCAACGTGTACTTCGCGACAGCCGCGATCCTCGGCGCCGCGGCCCTCGGCATCGCACAGGAGCTACCTTTGCCTCCCGAGACCACGGTGGACCCGGGAACGCTGACCGACGCCCAACTCGCCGAGGCCGACATCCGTCCGCTGTCGGCGGAGCAGAGTGCCGTCGTCGACACCATGGACGGCTCCGCGGTGCTACGCGCCATTCTCGGCGATCCGGCGGTCGACGCGCTGGTCGCCGTCCGCCGCTACGAGGTCACCCATTTCCCCGACCACACCGCCGACACCCTCACCAACCGATTCCGCCTCGCCTGGAGCGTCTGA
- a CDS encoding amidohydrolase family protein yields the protein MASSPGPIAEQLATLPLIDHHVHGCWVGDVDRVRFENALNEANTEPVAADDAPFDSQIGFAVRRWCAPVLGLPAHAAADVYWDRRERLSEDEVSRTFLPAAGVSNWIVDTGLPGVADPDTLARWSGAAAHEVIRLESIAEEAVARGGNYAAAFDEILAHRAATAVGTKSIIAYRGGFDGDLTDPEPVQVEDAARRWRDAGGRRVTDRTLLRFGLHRGLRLGKPLQLHVGLGDRDADLHRTNPLLLLDFLRGSGTTPVMLLHCYPFEREAGYLAQAFSNVYIDVGLAVNHLGARASELIARSLELAPFRKVLYSSDAFGPAELHYLGAQLWRHGLATVLQRFVDADAWALDDALRVAEMIAHGNARRVYGLTGNSTHD from the coding sequence ATGGCGTCGTCGCCGGGCCCGATCGCCGAGCAGCTCGCGACGCTGCCGCTCATCGACCACCATGTGCACGGGTGCTGGGTCGGCGACGTCGACCGGGTCCGGTTCGAGAATGCGTTGAACGAGGCGAACACCGAGCCGGTCGCCGCCGACGACGCGCCGTTCGACTCGCAGATCGGCTTCGCGGTACGTCGGTGGTGCGCACCGGTACTCGGGCTGCCCGCGCACGCGGCCGCGGACGTGTATTGGGATCGCCGCGAACGGCTGTCGGAGGACGAGGTGTCCCGGACGTTTCTGCCCGCCGCAGGTGTGTCCAACTGGATCGTCGACACGGGACTGCCCGGCGTCGCCGACCCCGACACCCTGGCCCGGTGGTCGGGAGCCGCGGCTCACGAGGTGATCCGGCTCGAATCCATTGCCGAGGAAGCCGTCGCGCGCGGCGGCAACTACGCGGCCGCCTTCGACGAGATCCTCGCCCATCGCGCCGCAACCGCCGTGGGCACCAAGTCGATCATCGCCTACCGCGGCGGCTTCGACGGCGACCTGACCGACCCGGAGCCGGTGCAGGTGGAGGACGCGGCCCGGCGCTGGCGCGACGCCGGGGGCCGGCGAGTCACCGACCGCACGCTGCTGCGTTTCGGGCTGCATCGCGGGCTTCGACTGGGCAAGCCACTGCAGTTACACGTCGGACTCGGTGATCGCGACGCCGACCTGCACCGCACCAATCCCCTGTTGCTCCTCGACTTCCTGCGCGGCAGCGGCACCACGCCGGTCATGTTGCTGCACTGCTACCCGTTCGAGCGTGAGGCCGGATACCTGGCGCAGGCGTTCAGCAATGTCTACATCGACGTCGGGCTCGCAGTGAACCATCTCGGTGCCCGCGCGTCGGAACTGATCGCCCGCTCGCTCGAGTTAGCGCCCTTCCGCAAGGTGCTCTATTCATCGGACGCGTTCGGTCCGGCCGAACTGCACTACCTGGGCGCGCAGCTGTGGCGCCACGGGTTGGCGACCGTGCTGCAACGGTTCGTCGACGCCGACGCGTGGGCGCTCGACGATGCGCTGCGGGTGGCCGAGATGATTGCCCACGGGAATGCGCGGCGGGTGTACGGGCTCACTGGAAATTCGACGCACGATTGA